From the Candidatus Binatia bacterium genome, the window CGACAAGACCGCGCCCGGCCAATGCGGCTGCGGCGTAGCCGACACCGATACCGACAGCGATGGCACAGCCGACTGTAACGACCTATGCGTCGATGACGACACCAAGACCGAAGTCGGTCAATGCGGATGTGGTGTACCCGACACGGACAGCGACAGTGACGGGACCGCCGACTGCAACGACGACTGCAGCGACGACCCCGACAAGACTACCGGTGGAGTCTGCGGCTGCGGAGTCGCCGATACCGACACGGACACCGACGGCACGGCCGACTGCAATGATGAATGTAGCGCCGACCCGGACAAGACCGAAGCAGGCCTGTGTGGCTGCGGTGTGGCAGACACCGACTCCGACTCCGACAGCACACCGGATTGCCAGGACATCTGTCCGGATGACCCGGACAAGACCGCCGCAGGCGTTTGCGGATGTGGTGTGGCCGATGACGACACCGACAGCGACGGCGATCTGGACTGCGAGGATAATTGCCCCAGCCTGAGCAACGCGAATCAGGCCGATGCCGACAGCGACGGCGTGGGTGACGTCTGTGACAATTGCTCAGACACCAGCAACCCCGATCAGGACGATGCCGATGGCGACCTGCAGGGTGACGCCTGTGACAATTGTGTGGATACCGATAATGGCGACCAGATGGATGGGGACGACGACGGTATCGGCGACGTTTGCGATGCCTGCCCGGCTGTCTCCGATCTAGGTGCCGATAGCGACGGCGATGGCGTGGGCGATGCCTGCGACAACTGCATCGATATCCAGAACGCGGATCAGGACGATGCCGACAGCGATCTCATCGGCGATGTCTGCGACTCGTGTCCGGACACATTCGATGACGGTACCGATAGTGACAGCGATGGTATCGATGATGCCTGCGACAATTGCGTTCTCGACTCCAACGAGAATCAGACGGATGTAGACGGCGATAATGTCGGCGATACCTGCGACATTTGCCCGGCCCTATCGAATCTCGACCAAATTGATACCGACAGCGACGGGCTTGGGGATACCTGTGATAATTGCCCCGACGTCTCCAATATCGATCAGGATGATTTCGACAGCGATCTGGTCGGCGACGCCTGCGACGGCGATGCCGACGGTGACTCGGTGCCGGATGATAACGACAATTGCGTGTTCCTGGACAACAACGACCAAGACGACGCCGACCAAGATGATATCGGCGACGCCTGTGACTCCTGCCCGAATGACTTTGATTCCGGTAGCGACGATGATCTCGATGGAATCGATGATGTCTGCGACAACTGCTTGGGCCTGAGCAACGAAACCCAGGCCGATCAGGACAGCGACGGCGTGGGCGATAGCTGTGATGTTTGCCCGGCGGACAGCGATGACCAGACCGACACCGATAGCGATGGTGTCGGGGATGCCTGCGACGTCTGCCCGAACACCTTTGATGACCAGACCGATAGCGATGGCGATGGTGTCGGGGATGCCTGTGATGTCTGTGCGGGAACGGCGGATAACGTCCAAGCCGATAGCGACAACGACGGCGTCGGCGATGCCTGCGACGTCTGTCCGGACGATATGGATGCGGAGCAAGGCGATATCGATCGCGACGGCGTCGGCGACGAATGCCAATGCGACGAGGCCGGGGCCGCGATCAATATCGCGCTATGCCATGCGGTTGAGAAAGCCGAGTATGGCCGGTGGGCGCTGGAAGGCACCGATGCGAAGATCCGCGGACTCACGGTATCGCGCCAGTTCTTCCGAATCGTCAAAGACCTCCACCGGGTCCATCAAGGTCTGATAAACGGCAAGCCAAAGCTGGTCGAGAAACGGATCGCACGTGCCAAAAAGCACCTCAACCGATCCGAGAGCCTGTTCACCCGATGGGCGCTGCAGGACCGGATCACCGATTCGCAGAAAGCTTCCCTGAACGAACAGGTCGAGAACCTCCGCGAAAATCTGGAGGCCATCGATCCCTGAGCACCTGAATTCCTCAGACGGACCCGGCGCAGAGACGGGGCCCCAACTTCAATAGACAAAGGCCCCGCCAACATCGGTTGGCGGGGCCTTTGCGTTGGTTCGCACGCCACGCTTGAAGCGGCGGCGCTCTTCGCTCAGAAGCGGTGACTCAACTCCAGACCATAGGTCCGGGGCAGCCCGTAGAGCTGTTGGGCGATGCCGAAGGTCGTGACCAGCGGGATCGAGTTGG encodes:
- a CDS encoding thrombospondin type 3 repeat-containing protein, whose amino-acid sequence is DKTAPGQCGCGVADTDTDSDGTADCNDLCVDDDTKTEVGQCGCGVPDTDSDSDGTADCNDDCSDDPDKTTGGVCGCGVADTDTDTDGTADCNDECSADPDKTEAGLCGCGVADTDSDSDSTPDCQDICPDDPDKTAAGVCGCGVADDDTDSDGDLDCEDNCPSLSNANQADADSDGVGDVCDNCSDTSNPDQDDADGDLQGDACDNCVDTDNGDQMDGDDDGIGDVCDACPAVSDLGADSDGDGVGDACDNCIDIQNADQDDADSDLIGDVCDSCPDTFDDGTDSDSDGIDDACDNCVLDSNENQTDVDGDNVGDTCDICPALSNLDQIDTDSDGLGDTCDNCPDVSNIDQDDFDSDLVGDACDGDADGDSVPDDNDNCVFLDNNDQDDADQDDIGDACDSCPNDFDSGSDDDLDGIDDVCDNCLGLSNETQADQDSDGVGDSCDVCPADSDDQTDTDSDGVGDACDVCPNTFDDQTDSDGDGVGDACDVCAGTADNVQADSDNDGVGDACDVCPDDMDAEQGDIDRDGVGDECQCDEAGAAINIALCHAVEKAEYGRWALEGTDAKIRGLTVSRQFFRIVKDLHRVHQGLINGKPKLVEKRIARAKKHLNRSESLFTRWALQDRITDSQKASLNEQVENLRENLEAIDP